A single region of the Drosophila takahashii strain IR98-3 E-12201 chromosome 2R, DtakHiC1v2, whole genome shotgun sequence genome encodes:
- the Khc-73 gene encoding kinesin-like protein KIF13A isoform X4 produces MSSDKIKVAVRVRPFNRREIELGTKCIVEMEKQQTILQNPPPLEKIERKQPKTFAFDHCFYSLNPEDDNFASQETVFDCVGRGILDNAFQGYNACIFAYGQTGSGKSYTMMGSQESKGIIPRLCDKLFSAIANKSTPELMYKVEVSYMEIYNEKVHDLLDPKPNKQSLKVREHNVMGPYVDGLSQLAVTSYQDIDNLMTEGNKSRTVAATNMNAESSRSHAVFSVVLTQILTDQATGVSGEKVSRMSLVDLAGSERAVKTGAVGDRLKEGSNINKSLTTLGLVISKLADQTNGKKSGNDKFVPYRDSVLTWLLKDNLGGNSRTVMVATISPSADNYEETLSTLRYADRAKRIVNHAVVNEDPNARIIRELRHEVETLRSMLKHATGSPVGDVQDKLAESENLMKQISQTWEEKLVKTERIQNERQQALEKMGISVQASGIKVEKNKYYLVNLNADPSLNELLVYYLKERTLIGGRSISGQQPDIQLSGLGIQPEHCVITIEDSGLYMEPVQGARCFVNGSAAVEKTPLQNGDRILWGNHHFFRVNSPKSNNTSMCASEPQTPAQLIDYNFARDEIMQNELSNDPIQTAIARLERQHEEDKQVALEKQRQEYERQFQQLRNILSPSTPYAPYAPYDPLRMGKITPNTPTSQMRVEKWAQERDEMFRRSLGQLKTDIMRANSLVQEANFLAEEMEKKTKFSVTLQIPPANLSPNRRRGAFVSEPAILVKRTNSGSQIWTMEKLENKLIDMREMYQDHKERILNGLPLIEPFSDDEYDDKDDDSAKPQDPFYESQENHNLIGVANIFLEVLFHDVKLDYHTPIISQQGEVAGRLQVEIERIAGQMPQDRMCESVSESSGDSRDEYDDPVDPTSNQITCRVTIKCASGLPLSLSNFVFCQYTFWGHQEMVVPVINAESTAHDQNMVFKFEHTQDFTVTINEEFLEHCIEGALSIEVWGHRSAGFSRTKGWEVEQQQAKARSLVDRWAELSRKIELWVEIHELNDNGEYSPVEVTNRNEVLTGGIYQLRQGQQRRVNVRVKPVQNSGTLPIICQSIVNVAIGSVTVRSRLQRPLDSYQEEDLTVLREKWSEALGRRRQYLDQQIQMLIKKEEKNEQERERELSLVHQWVSLTEERNAVLVPAPGSGIPGAPASWEPPSGMEPHVPVLFLNLNGDDLSAQNTNDELSVAGINSILSKEHGHKFYTLQILQHLDKDVCCVASWDSSMHDSQALNRVTEANERVYLILRTTVRLSHPAPMDLVLRKRLSINIKKGQTLTDRLKKFRLVRGENAIWQSGVTYEVVSNIPKASEELEDRESLAQLAASGDDCSASDGETYIEKYTRGVSAVESILTLDRLRQNVAVKELETAHGQPLSMRKTVSVPNFSQQLINKLTQIMRFDASMESLLNVGRSESFADLNNSALGSKFTPGHSPAGAGGVIRNRHSFGGKGSSDDSPGKAFGIARPTFLNLNLNLNTLRIAPTKPSPATSKLLGMRMTTLHEEPLGGHKSLDEEPEDSYSDSEYAAEYEQERQQNKSLATRSRLTASKTMDSFMDVSSHSNQSYLSYTSSANANMKHLTGLATLSMSSSTSSGYGSQAVSCNNLSNEDIASMRSMSIDETPDFDRVNSNSPPNRQARVNPFLKDMPKAKAQEPQTEPQAKKLQETFTHPLEQLESRENAQSDEDEREQLPKNNNNNVEAVEEPTKQQEEAELPTESQTELATDNQNGNRSSSSDEVSHSSEELLEGDGIVREELPAGKVVRRKKSNTQPPPINGNSNNNNNNSTSQAPRINHRASVAKMEGLAAYMDSSIMSSSTEVEDESKDVEVILPDWIVVGESVLIRPYNTSGVIRFVGTTEFQPGAWIGVELDTPTGKNDGTVKGIQYFQCKPKHGMFVRSDKLMLDKRGKAMRAYKAAEKSNSISKEMSTSMTGSMTRSKSRGDSLNLSARK; encoded by the exons AAATCGAACTGGGTACAAAATGTAtcgtggaaatggaaaaacagCAGACGATACTGCAGAATCCGCCACCACTGGAAAAAATCGAAAG aAAACAACCAAAGACATTTGCATTCGATCACTGCTTTTACTCACTGAATCCCGAGGACGACAACTTTGCGTCCCAGGAGACAGTATTCGATTGCGTGGGACGTGGAATTCTGGATAATGCATTCCAGGGCTATAATGCGTGCATATTCGCTTACGGCCAGACAG GCTCTGGCAAGTCCTACACGATGATGGGCTCCCAGGAGAGCAAGGGAATCATTCCGCGTCTCTGCGACAAGCTCTTCTCGGCCATAGCCAACAAATCCACACCCGAACTGATGTACAAGGTGGAGGTGTCGTACATGGAGATTTACAACGAGAAGGTCCACGATCTGCTCGATCCCAAGCCGAACAAACAGTCTCTTAAGGTGCGCGAGCACAATGTCATGGGTCCCTATGTGGACGGATTGTCGCAGCTGGCGGTGACATCCTACCAGGACATCGATAACCTCATGACCGAGGGCAACAAATCGCGAACGGTGGCCGCCACGAACATGAACGCCGAGTCCTCGCGCTCCCACGCCGTCTTCTCGGTGGTCCTCACTCAGATACTCACGGATCAGGCGACGGGCGTCAGCGGCGAGAAGGTGTCCCGCATGTCCCTGGTGGATTTGGCTGGCTCCGAGCGAGCCGTGAAAACGGGAGCCGTTGGCGATCGTCTCAAAGAAGGCTCCAACATCAACAA ATCTCTAACCACCCTTGGCCTGGTCATCTCCAAGCTGGCCGATCAAACGAACGGCAAGAAGAGCGGCAACGACAAGTTTGTGCCCTATCGCGACTCCGTGCTCACCTGGCTGCTGAAGGACAATCTGGGTGGCAACTCGAGGACAGTGATGGTGGCCACGATTTCACCCTCGGCGGACAACTACGAGGAAACTCTTTCAACGCTACGTTATGCGGATCGGGCCAAGCGCATTGTTAATCACGCTGTGGTCAACGAAGATCCCAATGCCCGCATCATTCGTGAGCTGCGACACGAGGTGGAGACGCTCAGGAGCATGCTGAAACATGCCACCGGGTCGCCGGTGGGCGATGTCCAGGACAAGCTGGCTGAGAGCGAGAACCTGATGAAGCAGATCTCGCAGACCTGGGAGGAAAAGCTGGTCAAGACGGAGCGCATTCAGAACGAACGACAGCAGGCGCTCGAGAAGATGGGCATCAGTGTGCAGGCCAGTGGCATCAAGGTGGAGAAGAACAAGTACTATTTGGTCAATTTGAACGCCGATCCGTCCCTCAATGAGTTGCTGGTCTACTACCTGAAG GAACGAACGCTGATCGGCGGACGCAGCATCAGTGGCCAGCAGCCGGACATTCAACTTTCCGGCCTGGGCATCCAGCCCGAGCACTGTGTGATCACCATCGAGGACAGTGGTCTGTACATGGAGCCCGTGCAGGGAGCGCGTTGTTTTGTCAACGGATCGGCAGCTGTAGAGAAGACGCCGCTGCAGAATGGCGACCGTATCCTGTGGGGCAACCACCATTTCTTCCGCGTTAACTCGCCGAAGAGCAATAACACGAGTATGTGTGCCTCGGAGCCCCAGACGCCGGCGCAACTGATTGATTACAATTTCGCACGCGATGAGATTATGCAGAACGAGCTGAGCAACGACCCCATCCAGACGGCCATTGCTCGGCTGGAGCGTCAGCACGAGGAAGATAAGCAGGTGGCGCTGGAGAAGCAGCGGCAGGAGTACGAGCGTCAGTTTCAACAGCTGCGCAATATTCTGTCGCCCAGTACACCATATGCTCCCTATGCTCCCTACGATCCGCTGCGCATGGGCAAGATTACCCCGAATACTCCCACTTCGCAGATGCGGGTGGAAAAGTGGGCGCAG GAACGCGATGAGATGTTCCGGCGCAGCTTGGGCCAGCTAAAAACCGATATTATGCGTGCGAATTCTCTGGTCCAGGAGGCCAACTTCCTGGCCGAGGAGATGGAGAAGAAGACCAAGTTCTCGGTCACTCTGCAGATTCCGCCGGCCAATCTGAGTCCCAACAGGCGGCGAGGCGCCTTCGTCAGCGAACCCGCCATTCTGGTGAAGCGCACCAACTCGGGCAGCCAAATCTGGACGATGGAGAAGCTGGAGAACAAGCTGATCGACATGCGCGAGATGTACCAGGATCACAAGGAGCGCATTCTCAACGGATTG CCCCTTATAGAGCCATTCTCAGACGACGAGTACGACGACAAG GACGACGACAGCGCCAAGCCTCAAGATCCGTTCTACGAGTCGCAGGAGAACCACAATCTCATTGGCGTGGCCAATATATTCCTGGAGGTTCTCTTCCACGACGTCAAGCTGGACTACCACACGCCGATCATCAGCCAGCAAGGCGAGGTGGCGGGTCGTCTGCAGGTGGAGATCGAGCGGATCGCGGGACAGATGCCGCAAGATCGCATGTGCGAGTCGGTCTCCGAGTCATCCGGCGATTCGCGGGATGAGTACGACGACCCGGTGGATCCCACATCCAATCAGATTACCTGCCGTGTGACCATCAAGTGCGCCAGTGGCCTGCCGTTGTCGCTCTCCAACTTCGTCTTTTGCCAGTACACTTTCTGGGGTCACCAGGAGATGGTTGTGCCGGTCATCAACGCGGAGTCAACGGCCCATGATCAGAATATGGTCTTCAAGTTCGAGCACACCCAGGACTTTACGGTCACCATAAACGAAGAGTTTTTGGAGCACTGCATCGAGGGTGCGCTGTCCATCGAAGTATGGGGACATCGCAGTGCCGGCTTCTCCAGGACAAAGGGCTGGGAAGTGGAGCAGCAGCAAGCGAAGGCCCGTTCCCTGGTCGATCGCTGGGCGGAGCTGTCGCGCAAGATCGAGCTTTGGGTGGAGATCCACGAGCTAAACGACAACGGCGAGTATTCGCCGGTGGAGGTGACAAATCGGAATGAAGTACTGACTGGTGGGATTTACCAGTTGCGTCAGGGTCAACAGCGGCGCGTGAATGTGCGGGTGAAGCCCGTGCAGAACTCTGGCACCCTGCCCATCATTTGCCAGTCGATTGTGAACGTGGCCATTGGCAGTGTGACGGTGCGATCTCGTTTGCAGCGACCACTAGACTCGTACCAGGAGGAGGATCTCACTGTGCTGCGCGAGAAGTGGAGCGAGGCGTTGGGACGAAGGCGTCAGTATCTTGACCAGCAGATCCAGATGCTCATAAAGAAGGAGGAGAAGAACGAGCAGGAAAGGGAACGCGAGCTGAGCCTGGTACATCAGTGGGTTTCGCTGACGGAGGAGCGCAATGCGGTCTTAGTGCCGGCTCCTGGTTCGGGCATTCCCGGAGCCCCCGCCTCGTGGGAACCCCCATCGGGAATGGAGCCCCATGTGCCAGTGCTCTTCCTCAACCTCAATGGCGACGATTTGTCCGCGCAGAACACCAACGACGAGCTCTCCGTGGCCGGcatcaattcaattttgtCCAAGGAGCATGGACACAAGTTCTACACGCTGCAGATTCTGCAGCACCTGGACAAGGATGTGTGCTGTGTGGCCAGCTGGGACTCTTCGATGCACGACAGCCAGGCCCTGAATCGTGTGACCGAAGCGAATGAGCGTGTGTATCTCATACTGCGCACCACGGTGCGCCTTTCGCATCCCGCTCCCATGGATCTCGTGCTGCGCAAACGGCTGAGCATAAACATCAAGAAGGGCCAAACGCTGACCGATCGCCTCAAGAAATTCCGACTGGTGCGCGGTGAGAATGCCATTTGGCAGAGCGGCGTCACCTATGAGGTGGTCTCCAACATTCCAAAGGCCTCCGAGGAGCTGGAGGATCGCGAATCGTTGGCCCAGTTGGCGGCTAGCGGTGATGATTGCTCGGCAAGCGACGGCGAAACCTACATAG AGAAATACACGCGTGGCGTTTCGGCGGTGGAGAGCATACTGACCCTGGATCGCCTGCGGCAGAACGTGGCGGTCAAGGAGCTGGAGACGGCCCATGGACAGCCGCTGAGCATGCGCAAGACCGTCAGCGTGCCGAACTTCTCACAG CAACTCATAAATAAACTTACGCAGATTATGCGCTTCGATGCATCGATGGAGTCGCTGCTGAATGTCGGACGCTCCGAGTCCTTTGCCGATCTCAATAACAGTGCGTTGGGCAGCAAATTTACGCCAG GTCACAGTCCAGCAGGAGCAGGCGGAGTCATCCGGAATCGCCACAGCTTCGGCGGCAAGGGAAGCAGCGATGACTCTCCCGGAAAAGCCTTTGGCATCG CGCGTCCAACATTTTTGAATCTCAATTTGAATCTGAACACATTGAGAATTGCGCCAACGAAAC CTTCGCCGGCCACCAGTAAACTGCTGGGCATGCGCATGACTACGCTGCACGAGGAGCCGCTGGGTGGACACAAGTCACTGGACGAGGAGCCGGAGGACAGCTACAGCGACTCGGAGTACGCCGCCGAGTACGAACAGGAGCGGCAGCAGAACAAGAGCCTGGCCACGCGCTCCCGCCTCACGGCTTCCAAGACCATGGACTCCTTCATGGACGTCAGCAGCCATTCGAACCAGAGCTACTTGAGCTACACGTCCAGTGCCAATGCGAACATGAAGCATCTGACGGGCCTGGCCACTTTGAGCATGAGCTCCTCCACCAGCAGTGGCTACGGCTCGCAGGCTGTCTCCTGCAATAATCTGAGCAACGAGGATATTGCTTCAATGCGTTCCATGAGCATTGATGAGACGCCAG ACTTTGATCGAGTCAACTCGAATTCGCCTCCGAATCGGCAGGCACGAGTCAATCCCTTCCTCAAGGACATGCCCAAAGCCAAAGCACAGGAACCGCAAACGGAGCCGCAGGCCAAGAAGCTGCAGGAAACCTTTACGCATCCGTTGGAGCAGCTGGAGTCCCGGGAGAACGCACAAAGCGACGAGGATGAGCGCGAACAGCTGCCAaagaataacaacaacaatgtgGAGGCGGTCGAGGAGCCGACGAAGCAGCAAGAGGAAGCTGAGCTGCCAACCGAATCACAAACAGAGCTTGCCACAGACAATCAAAACGGCAAcaggtcctcctcctccgacgAGGTGAGCCACAGTTCCGAGGAGCTGCTCGAAGGCGATGGCATTGTGCGGGAGGAGTTGCCCGCTGGAAAGGTGGTGCGGCGCAAGAAGTCCAACACCCAGCCACCTCCGATTAATGGCAACagcaataataacaacaataacagcacAAGTCAGGCACCGCGCATCAATCATCGAGCATCGGTGGCTAAGATGGAGGGTTTGGCCGCCTACATGGACTCCAGCATCATGTCGAGCAGCACAGAAGTTGAAG ATGAGAGCAAGGATGTGGAAGTTATTCTGCCCGATTGGATTGTGGTCGGCGAGTCGGTGTTGATCCGACCCTACAATACCAGCGGCGTCATCCGCTTCGTGGGCACCACAGAGTTCCAGCCCGGCGCCTGGATAGGCGTGGAATTGGACACTCCGACGGGCAAGAACGACGGCACCGTGAAGGGCATTCAGTATTTCCAGTGCAAGCCCAAGCACGGCATGTTCGTGCGCTCCGACAAGCTGATGCTGGACAAGCGCGGCAAGGCGATGCGAGCCTACAAGGCCGCCGAGAAGAGCAACAGCATCAGCAAAG AGATGAGCACCTCGATGACCGGCTCGATGACACGCTCCAAGAGCCGCGGCGATTCGCTAAACCTGTCGGCGCGCAAATGA